In Brevibacillus brevis NBRC 100599, a single genomic region encodes these proteins:
- a CDS encoding MBL fold metallo-hydrolase, with the protein MDVKLTLMDTGYCQQLEMFSRKGGRMKNIPFHAIAGLIEHPVHGLLLFDTGYSQRFFEATSKLPYSLYGKLTPVFSKAHESIAEQHAARGIQTTDIAGILISHFHADHIGGLRDFPHARLYCFESAYNHVKGKTGWAALREAYLPDLMPDDFEERVTFIDRGELVALPEAYAPYTEGYDLFADQSLYIVDLNGHAIGQFGVFLRDRDHGDVFLCADAAWSSEAYRGNLLPHPLAMLIMADRQAYREHLHRLHVLSRQRPDMKIMPTHCGEVWQASRGAFTWRS; encoded by the coding sequence ATGGACGTTAAACTGACGCTGATGGACACGGGCTACTGCCAGCAGCTCGAAATGTTTTCACGAAAGGGCGGCCGGATGAAAAACATTCCGTTTCACGCCATCGCAGGGCTTATCGAGCATCCCGTCCACGGCTTGCTGCTCTTTGATACGGGCTATTCACAGCGCTTTTTTGAAGCCACGAGCAAGCTTCCTTATTCGCTGTACGGCAAATTAACGCCCGTATTCTCAAAGGCGCACGAGAGTATTGCTGAGCAGCACGCAGCACGCGGAATCCAAACGACAGACATAGCAGGTATTCTCATTTCCCATTTTCATGCGGATCATATCGGCGGTTTGCGTGATTTTCCGCATGCGCGACTATACTGCTTCGAGAGTGCCTACAATCACGTGAAGGGAAAGACGGGTTGGGCGGCGCTGCGGGAGGCGTACTTGCCTGATTTGATGCCTGACGATTTCGAAGAACGGGTGACTTTCATTGATCGAGGAGAGCTTGTAGCATTGCCCGAAGCTTACGCGCCATACACCGAAGGCTACGATTTGTTTGCGGATCAGAGTCTGTACATCGTCGATCTGAACGGACATGCAATCGGGCAATTTGGTGTGTTCCTGCGTGATCGGGATCATGGGGATGTATTTTTGTGCGCGGATGCTGCCTGGTCGAGTGAGGCCTATCGCGGCAACCTGTTGCCTCATCCGCTGGCTATGTTGATCATGGCGGATCGACAGGCGTATCGCGAGCATTTGCACAGGCTGCATGTGCTATCCCGCCAACGTCCCGACATGAAAATCATGCCGACACACTGCGGGGAAGTCTGGCAGGCCAGCAGAGGAGCGTTCACATGGAGATCATGA
- a CDS encoding NAD-dependent epimerase/dehydratase family protein, which translates to MNKRVLVTGATGFLGQKLATRLHEMGYDVTAQGRDERIGQLLQERGIRFLRADLRDREAMVKACRDQDIVHHAAAFSSPWGTYRDMYETNVTGTIHVIEGCKLHGIQRLVHVSTPSIYFAFDDKLGIREDEPMPVRFANTYAQTKYQAELEVDKAFLAGLPTITIRPRALFGPGDNAILPRLIRANEKKFVPLIDGGKAIIDLTYVENVVDALILCMDSPAHTLGQAYNITNGEPVTMIEVLSDVFRRLGVPLKTRELPYWKAYAAAWVLETLSKTVLGYREPVLTRYSVGVLAKSQTLDISKAKRDLGYEPRVSIAQGIETFTEWWRTQDGR; encoded by the coding sequence ATGAACAAGCGAGTTCTAGTAACAGGGGCGACTGGGTTTCTCGGACAGAAGCTGGCTACACGACTGCATGAAATGGGCTATGACGTAACAGCGCAAGGACGAGACGAGCGAATCGGCCAGCTATTGCAGGAGCGAGGCATTCGATTCCTTCGGGCAGACCTAAGAGACAGAGAAGCCATGGTGAAGGCTTGCCGCGATCAGGATATCGTGCATCACGCTGCTGCTTTTTCCTCCCCGTGGGGAACGTACCGTGACATGTACGAGACGAATGTGACAGGAACCATTCATGTCATCGAGGGCTGCAAGCTGCACGGCATCCAGCGTCTGGTCCATGTATCGACGCCAAGTATTTATTTTGCTTTTGACGACAAGCTGGGAATCCGCGAAGATGAACCGATGCCCGTTCGGTTTGCCAATACATACGCACAAACGAAATACCAGGCGGAGCTGGAAGTCGACAAGGCGTTTCTTGCAGGACTACCGACGATCACGATTCGTCCGCGGGCCTTGTTTGGCCCAGGAGACAATGCCATCCTTCCCAGATTGATCCGCGCCAATGAAAAGAAATTCGTTCCGCTGATCGATGGAGGCAAGGCGATCATTGATTTGACCTATGTGGAAAATGTCGTGGACGCGCTGATCTTGTGTATGGATTCTCCAGCGCACACATTGGGACAGGCTTACAACATTACAAATGGGGAGCCCGTGACAATGATTGAGGTGTTGTCAGATGTGTTTCGGCGCTTGGGTGTTCCGCTGAAAACGCGCGAGCTGCCATATTGGAAGGCGTATGCCGCGGCTTGGGTGCTGGAGACACTCTCCAAGACCGTTTTGGGCTATCGCGAGCCGGTTTTGACACGTTACTCGGTCGGTGTGCTCGCCAAATCACAAACCTTGGATATCTCAAAGGCGAAGCGCGATCTGGGCTATGAACCACGGGTGAGCATTGCCCAAGGCATCGAGACCTTTACAGAATGGTGGAGGACGCAGGATGGACGTTAA
- a CDS encoding ATP-grasp domain-containing protein, producing the protein MNTKQSVLLTGGRAPATLELARLLGSAGHRVIVAESAGRHLCQHSRYVERSYQVPPPRQQPDAYIEKLCEIMQREGIDLLIPTCEEIFYVSQGRDQLLDYGEVLVEGIEVLRSLHDKWLFAEMAREVGALVPHTVRVQSSAQLREAMLQAGGPVVLKPVYSRFAAHVQIVADPSSAAGQSTLPEPTVGQPWLVQQFIKGKQVCSYAVALDGQLTLYADYETTHTAGQGASIYFAYSDHPQVRDFVSRFVQRHTFRGQIAFDFIENEQGELYVIECNPRLTSGVHLFTGQHDAATAYFSDRGKNVFPAGKQACMLGMAMLTYGLAGMTNGEKAKRWVSDLLSARDVLFRWDDPRPFFDQFSMLADLAWQSFRTGKSMIACSTSDIEWNGEEA; encoded by the coding sequence TTGAATACTAAACAATCAGTCTTGCTGACAGGAGGACGAGCTCCAGCTACGTTAGAGCTGGCGCGCTTGCTGGGTTCTGCGGGACATCGAGTGATTGTAGCGGAGAGTGCGGGGCGACATCTTTGCCAGCACTCTCGTTATGTAGAGCGCTCCTACCAAGTGCCTCCACCCCGACAGCAGCCCGATGCTTATATCGAAAAGCTGTGTGAAATCATGCAGCGTGAGGGTATCGATCTGTTGATCCCGACTTGCGAGGAGATCTTTTACGTATCGCAGGGGCGGGATCAATTGCTTGACTATGGTGAAGTGCTAGTGGAAGGAATCGAGGTATTGCGTTCGTTGCACGACAAATGGCTTTTTGCCGAAATGGCGCGCGAGGTGGGAGCACTGGTCCCACATACGGTTCGGGTACAATCTTCGGCTCAATTGCGGGAGGCCATGCTGCAAGCAGGAGGACCTGTGGTGCTGAAGCCCGTCTATTCTCGCTTCGCAGCTCATGTACAAATCGTGGCAGACCCGTCATCTGCGGCAGGGCAGTCCACACTGCCCGAACCGACAGTTGGGCAACCATGGCTAGTCCAACAGTTTATAAAAGGGAAACAGGTGTGCAGCTACGCGGTTGCTCTGGATGGACAGCTCACCTTGTACGCCGATTACGAAACCACACATACAGCAGGGCAGGGTGCCTCGATTTACTTTGCCTATTCAGACCATCCACAGGTAAGAGATTTTGTTAGTCGCTTTGTGCAACGGCATACGTTTCGTGGACAAATCGCATTTGATTTCATTGAGAATGAGCAGGGAGAACTGTATGTAATTGAGTGCAATCCACGCCTGACAAGCGGTGTGCATTTGTTTACAGGACAGCACGACGCGGCTACTGCCTATTTTTCTGATCGGGGAAAAAACGTTTTTCCTGCTGGAAAACAAGCTTGCATGCTAGGGATGGCGATGCTGACATACGGCCTTGCTGGCATGACGAATGGAGAGAAGGCAAAACGTTGGGTGAGCGACCTGCTTTCTGCAAGGGATGTTCTGTTTAGGTGGGATGATCCACGACCTTTTTTTGATCAGTTCTCCATGCTGGCAGATTTGGCTTGGCAGAGCTTTCGAACGGGAAAAAGCATGATTGCTTGCAGTACGAGCGATATCGAATGGAACGGAGAAGAGGCGTAA
- a CDS encoding beta-ketoacyl-ACP synthase III has protein sequence MERKIKILGTGKYLPTRRVTAAELEEKLGLAAGWVEKKSGVSVRHFVTNETAAQMGAIAARRALEAAGLSLHEIDCIVCASGTAQQEIPCTAALIQEELQLSKSGIPCFDINATCLSFVTALDVMSCQMAVGIYERVLIISSEISSAGLNWEQKESCVLFGDGAAAVVIGRTPETESSRILGSSMKTYSEGAHYSEIRGGGTLIHPRQFAQGREADFAFDMDGRKIFRLTSQLITGFVDRLLSSASVTKEQIRTVIPHQASGMAMRIMAGKLGFSDQQMVNILADHGNVIAASIPMALHEAIGQNRVQRGDHLMLLGTSAGLSLGGIVLEY, from the coding sequence ATGGAGAGAAAAATCAAAATCCTCGGAACAGGGAAATACTTGCCGACTCGGCGAGTGACAGCAGCAGAACTGGAAGAAAAGCTGGGACTTGCGGCTGGATGGGTAGAGAAAAAGTCCGGGGTAAGCGTCAGACATTTTGTGACGAATGAAACGGCAGCACAGATGGGTGCCATCGCTGCTAGGCGTGCTTTGGAAGCGGCGGGACTTTCCCTTCACGAGATCGATTGTATCGTGTGTGCAAGCGGGACGGCGCAGCAGGAAATCCCATGCACGGCTGCTTTGATTCAAGAAGAGCTTCAACTAAGCAAATCAGGCATTCCCTGCTTTGATATAAATGCGACATGCCTCAGCTTCGTTACTGCGCTGGATGTGATGTCATGCCAGATGGCGGTTGGTATTTACGAGCGAGTCTTGATCATTTCATCAGAGATATCCTCCGCAGGTTTGAATTGGGAGCAAAAAGAGAGCTGCGTGCTGTTCGGAGATGGGGCAGCGGCTGTTGTCATCGGCAGGACGCCAGAAACAGAAAGCTCCCGCATCTTGGGTTCTAGCATGAAAACATATAGTGAAGGCGCGCATTATTCCGAAATAAGGGGTGGCGGCACGTTGATCCACCCGAGACAATTTGCGCAAGGAAGAGAAGCAGACTTTGCATTTGATATGGACGGACGGAAAATTTTTCGCCTGACCTCGCAGCTGATTACCGGATTCGTGGATCGTTTGCTGTCCTCAGCCTCTGTAACCAAGGAGCAAATCCGTACCGTCATTCCTCATCAGGCCAGTGGGATGGCGATGCGGATCATGGCAGGCAAGCTCGGATTTAGCGACCAGCAAATGGTGAACATTCTGGCGGATCATGGAAATGTCATTGCAGCTTCGATTCCGATGGCGCTGCATGAAGCGATTGGGCAAAATCGGGTACAGCGAGGCGATCACCTGATGCTGTTGGGCACATCTGCTGGCTTGTCTCTCGGAGGAATTGTGCTTGAATACTAA